In one window of Clostridia bacterium DNA:
- a CDS encoding ATP-binding protein, producing the protein MEIKRDFYLNKLIGHKKNGMVKIVTGVRRCGKSYLLLKLFKKHLLDSGVPEDHIVSIALEGYGNKHLQSPDKLYEYVTSKIVDDKDYYILLDEVQLVPDFESVVNGFLHIDNADIYITGSNSKFLSSDIITEFRGRGDEIRVYPLSFSEFYSVYGGEFEKAWVMYCNYGGMPLCLSMETPEDKAKYLTSLFETTYLADIINRNNLRGNSEIGELTDVLASSIGALTNPLKLSNTFASVKNVKLSANTIASYIDYLEDAFLIEKVIRYDIKGKKYINTPAKYYFVDLGLRNARLSFRQQEYTHIMENVIYNELRLRGYSVDVGVVETVEKEKGTFTRNKLEVDFVVNLGNRRYYIQSAYNIPSEEKMKQEQASLLAINDAFRKIIIVNQPILSGYNEQGILMLSLRDFLLEKDSFEK; encoded by the coding sequence ATGGAAATCAAGCGTGATTTTTATTTGAATAAGCTTATCGGGCACAAAAAGAACGGGATGGTGAAGATTGTTACCGGCGTCAGACGTTGCGGGAAGTCTTATTTGCTTTTGAAGCTTTTTAAAAAGCATTTGCTGGATAGCGGCGTCCCCGAGGATCACATTGTTTCCATCGCTCTTGAAGGGTATGGCAACAAGCATTTGCAGTCCCCGGATAAGCTGTACGAATACGTCACTTCCAAGATCGTTGACGACAAGGACTACTATATCCTTCTTGATGAGGTCCAGCTTGTTCCCGATTTTGAAAGCGTAGTAAACGGCTTTCTGCATATTGACAATGCGGATATCTACATCACCGGTAGTAATTCCAAGTTCCTATCCAGCGATATCATCACGGAGTTCAGAGGACGCGGCGACGAGATTCGAGTCTATCCTCTCAGTTTCTCGGAGTTTTATTCGGTTTACGGCGGCGAATTCGAGAAAGCGTGGGTAATGTACTGCAATTACGGCGGAATGCCTCTTTGCCTTTCGATGGAGACTCCCGAGGATAAGGCAAAGTATTTGACGAGCCTTTTTGAGACGACGTACCTCGCGGATATCATCAATCGGAATAATCTGCGCGGGAATTCGGAGATCGGCGAACTGACCGACGTGCTTGCGTCGAGCATTGGGGCGCTGACCAATCCTTTGAAGCTTTCCAACACCTTTGCCAGCGTGAAGAACGTCAAGCTTTCGGCGAATACGATCGCATCCTATATCGATTATTTGGAGGATGCCTTCTTGATTGAAAAAGTGATCCGCTACGATATCAAGGGCAAAAAATATATCAACACGCCCGCAAAGTATTATTTCGTTGACCTCGGACTTCGCAACGCCCGCCTTTCCTTCCGTCAGCAGGAATATACGCATATTATGGAGAACGTTATCTACAACGAGCTTCGCCTACGTGGTTATTCCGTGGATGTCGGGGTAGTGGAAACCGTTGAAAAAGAGAAGGGCACCTTTACGCGTAATAAGTTGGAAGTGGACTTTGTCGTCAATCTCGGCAACCGCAGGTATTACATTCAGTCGGCTTACAATATCCCTTCCGAGGAGAAGATGAAGCAGGAGCAAGCATCCTTGCTCGCCATAAACGACGCCTTCCGCAAGATCATCATCGTCAATCAACCGATTCTCAGCGGATATAACGAGCAGGGCATCTTGATGCTGTCTTTGAGGGATTTCTTGTTGGAAAAAGATAGTTTTGAAAAATAA
- a CDS encoding diguanylate cyclase, translating to MKKAFGFFSHLFGFEKLSKYENDYLHDANIRSSRYMGFIVVMLELWMLIRQAYSKIAPKVQAGGSFSELLVKYTSKYWLFLLIGLALMLFCMFYQRDKKLSKGRFIALVSVGSACMLYTAVLKLETFTKTSATVTPVMANIMNAMLITIYVLLFAIGAAIVTYAVFKFVKNQNIVALEHAAIICFTLICLAFGVYVSYSDFWGGKEIICFLTMVIYVGCLLIYRPYITVLILGAGFLGFYFILLTFQGGLTFKHQEILIGGAVRKIISGNAVNYLTFFISLTTICFAIYHGRLNEARKSKALEKNAKEDGLTGLYNYAYFTELAKEGIEGLDGNFEENVMLFLNVYNFKEFNDQRGFEAGDAFLVSIGKDFSETFRGALCARQADDHFVVFTKKEGRLERLDPRRSHGKRADG from the coding sequence TCGCATCTCTTCGGTTTTGAAAAACTGAGTAAATACGAAAACGATTATTTACACGACGCCAATATCCGCAGCAGTCGGTATATGGGCTTTATCGTCGTTATGCTCGAACTTTGGATGCTGATCCGTCAGGCGTATTCCAAGATCGCGCCCAAGGTTCAAGCCGGCGGAAGCTTTTCCGAATTGCTCGTCAAGTACACGTCCAAATACTGGCTGTTTTTATTGATCGGACTTGCGCTGATGCTCTTTTGTATGTTTTACCAAAGGGACAAAAAGCTTTCGAAAGGGCGGTTTATCGCCCTCGTTTCGGTCGGTTCGGCGTGTATGCTGTACACCGCGGTTTTGAAGCTCGAAACCTTTACCAAGACGAGCGCGACCGTTACGCCCGTTATGGCGAATATTATGAACGCGATGCTGATCACGATCTACGTTCTTTTGTTTGCGATCGGCGCGGCGATCGTCACTTACGCGGTTTTCAAATTCGTTAAGAATCAAAATATCGTCGCTTTGGAACACGCCGCGATCATTTGCTTTACCTTAATCTGTCTTGCGTTCGGCGTCTACGTCTCATACAGCGATTTTTGGGGCGGAAAAGAGATTATTTGCTTTTTGACGATGGTCATTTACGTCGGCTGTCTGTTAATCTATCGCCCGTATATCACCGTCCTGATCCTCGGCGCGGGATTTTTGGGCTTTTATTTCATCCTGCTTACCTTCCAAGGCGGGTTGACCTTTAAGCACCAAGAGATCCTCATCGGCGGCGCGGTTCGGAAGATCATTTCCGGTAACGCCGTGAACTATCTTACGTTCTTTATTTCTCTGACGACGATTTGTTTCGCGATCTATCACGGGCGGTTAAACGAAGCGCGGAAATCCAAAGCACTCGAAAAGAATGCGAAGGAAGACGGGTTGACCGGGCTGTATAATTACGCTTACTTCACCGAACTTGCGAAAGAGGGCATCGAAGGGCTCGACGGGAATTTCGAAGAAAACGTCATGCTCTTTTTGAACGTCTATAACTTCAAAGAGTTTAACGATCAACGGGGGTTCGAGGCGGGCGACGCGTTCTTGGTCTCGATCGGGAAAGACTTTTCCGAAACCTTCCGAGGCGCTTTGTGCGCGAGGCAAGCCGACGACCATTTCGTCGTCTTCACCAAAAAGGAAGGGCGTCTCGAAAGACTTGATCCACGTCGAAGTCACGGAAAGCGCGCTGACGGATAA
- a CDS encoding S-ribosylhomocysteine lyase has product MELIQSFSVDHMRIVPGIFESRVDRLGEYSVTTYDVRLKRPNREPVIDVAAMHSLEHIIATYLRNDPVWKDEVVYWGPMGCLTGFYLILKGNRAPRELYALILDAFRSVERAEEVPGAAPVNCGCYRMHNLEMAKWYAEEFARYLEANAENDAIFSYPKAERLLTDDGRHFYDS; this is encoded by the coding sequence ATGGAATTGATACAAAGCTTTTCTGTGGATCATATGCGCATTGTCCCCGGGATTTTCGAAAGCAGGGTCGATCGGCTGGGGGAATACTCCGTAACGACCTATGACGTTCGGCTGAAACGCCCGAATCGGGAGCCCGTGATCGACGTCGCGGCGATGCATTCGCTCGAACATATTATCGCGACCTACCTTCGCAACGATCCCGTTTGGAAAGACGAGGTCGTCTACTGGGGGCCGATGGGGTGCCTTACGGGCTTTTATCTGATTCTGAAAGGAAATCGCGCGCCGCGGGAGCTGTACGCGCTGATTTTGGATGCGTTTCGCTCGGTGGAGCGCGCGGAAGAAGTGCCCGGCGCGGCTCCCGTTAATTGCGGGTGTTACCGTATGCATAACCTCGAAATGGCGAAATGGTACGCCGAAGAATTCGCGCGCTATTTGGAAGCGAACGCCGAAAACGACGCGATCTTTTCCTATCCCAAGGCGGAACGCCTTTTGACGGACGACGGTCGGCATTTTTACGATTCCTGA
- a CDS encoding alpha-glucosidase yields the protein MKKEFADCYDLVVYQIYPRSFCDTNGDGIGDLNGVISKLDYLSDLGVNAIWLCPIFKSPQCDNGYDISDYKDVDPMYGTMADFDRLLAAAHAKGIKVIMDFVANHTSSEHEWFRQARSSKDNPYHDYYYWADRPLTDWRAEFGGSAWEYNAQTNEYYLHSFAVGQPDVNWTNPKVREEYKAIVDFWVGKGVDGFRCDVLDHISKDFEKGLRRNGPHLHEYIREVFGRDHLANLYTVGEAETTEESIVATCGQDRKELKSVFQFSHLNVGRQGRYTPVPHRMDEVKEILMGWERFTEKHDLLYILLTDNHDRPWFNSRVGNDGALRYESATTVATMVCLLKGIPFIYEGQEIGSANSHYSDLSFFNDVECLGYYKEQQGKIPEDKLLEEINFGSRDNTRRPFAWDGTPNHGFTTASAPWLPYATRSGEINLASDLASEKSIWRYYRDLLALRREKNALRRGDCRQLFPERENQFVFVREDEKEKILVVCNFENAQTIEGLPEGKLLLSNANRKGGANGEYAAFECAVYELTK from the coding sequence ATGAAGAAAGAATTCGCCGATTGCTACGATTTGGTCGTCTATCAGATCTACCCGCGGAGTTTTTGCGACACGAACGGGGATGGGATCGGCGATCTGAACGGAGTCATTTCCAAGCTTGATTATTTGTCGGATCTCGGCGTGAACGCGATCTGGCTTTGCCCGATCTTCAAAAGCCCTCAATGCGACAACGGATACGATATTTCCGACTATAAGGACGTCGATCCGATGTACGGGACGATGGCGGATTTCGATCGCCTGCTCGCCGCCGCGCACGCGAAGGGAATCAAAGTCATTATGGACTTCGTCGCGAATCACACTTCGAGCGAGCACGAGTGGTTTCGGCAAGCCCGCTCTTCCAAGGATAACCCCTATCACGATTATTACTACTGGGCGGATCGCCCCCTGACCGATTGGCGGGCGGAATTCGGCGGCAGCGCGTGGGAATATAACGCGCAGACGAACGAGTATTATTTGCATTCCTTCGCGGTCGGGCAGCCGGACGTAAACTGGACGAATCCGAAAGTCCGCGAAGAGTATAAAGCGATCGTCGATTTTTGGGTCGGAAAGGGCGTGGACGGTTTCCGCTGCGACGTCCTCGATCATATTTCCAAGGACTTCGAGAAAGGCTTGCGCCGAAACGGACCGCATTTGCACGAATACATTCGCGAAGTCTTCGGGCGGGATCATCTCGCGAATCTTTACACGGTCGGAGAAGCCGAGACGACGGAAGAGAGCATCGTCGCGACCTGCGGGCAGGATCGCAAGGAGCTCAAAAGCGTCTTCCAATTCTCCCATTTGAACGTTGGCAGGCAAGGCCGCTACACGCCCGTTCCGCATCGGATGGACGAAGTCAAAGAGATCTTGATGGGGTGGGAACGCTTCACCGAGAAGCACGACCTTTTATACATCCTTCTGACCGATAATCACGACAGACCTTGGTTCAATTCCCGCGTCGGAAACGACGGCGCGCTGCGCTACGAGAGCGCGACCACGGTCGCGACGATGGTCTGTCTCTTAAAAGGGATCCCATTTATCTACGAGGGTCAGGAGATCGGCTCGGCGAACTCGCATTATTCCGATCTTTCTTTCTTTAACGATGTCGAATGTTTGGGCTACTATAAGGAGCAGCAGGGGAAGATCCCCGAGGATAAACTCCTCGAAGAGATCAACTTCGGCAGCCGCGACAACACCCGCCGCCCCTTCGCTTGGGACGGGACTCCGAATCACGGCTTTACGACCGCTTCCGCGCCGTGGCTTCCCTACGCCACGCGGAGCGGCGAGATTAATCTCGCATCCGACCTTGCGAGCGAAAAATCGATTTGGCGCTATTATCGCGATCTCCTCGCGCTTCGCCGCGAAAAGAACGCGCTTCGCCGCGGCGATTGCCGTCAGCTATTCCCCGAAAGAGAGAATCAATTCGTTTTTGTGCGCGAGGACGAAAAGGAAAAGATCCTCGTCGTTTGCAATTTCGAGAACGCGCAAACGATCGAAGGTCTTCCCGAAGGGAAATTGCTTCTTTCGAACGCGAACCGCAAGGGCGGCGCGAACGGGGAATACGCGGCGTTTGAGTGCGCGGTCTACGAACTCACGAAATAA
- a CDS encoding EAL domain-containing protein — protein sequence MSSSSPKRKGVSKDLIHVEVTESALTDNFTKLNEAMNRIKELGYALWLDDFGSGYSSLNVLKDYQFDVIKIDMRFLSNLENSEKARMLIDCIIKMANRIHMLTLTEGVETKAQAEFLNKVGCNRLQGYLFGKPIPKAALNERVEKKELIVSSKRL from the coding sequence ATTTCGTCGTCTTCACCAAAAAGGAAGGGCGTCTCGAAAGACTTGATCCACGTCGAAGTCACGGAAAGCGCGCTGACGGATAACTTTACGAAGCTGAACGAAGCGATGAATCGGATCAAAGAATTGGGCTACGCGCTGTGGCTGGACGATTTCGGGAGCGGCTATTCCTCGCTGAACGTTCTGAAAGATTATCAATTCGACGTCATCAAGATCGATATGCGTTTCCTCTCCAACCTCGAAAACAGCGAGAAGGCGCGGATGCTCATCGATTGCATCATCAAGATGGCGAACCGCATCCATATGCTGACTTTGACGGAAGGCGTGGAGACGAAGGCGCAAGCGGAATTTTTGAATAAGGTCGGCTGTAATCGCCTGCAAGGGTACCTTTTCGGGAAGCCGATCCCCAAAGCCGCGCTGAACGAACGCGTCGAGAAAAAAGAACTGATCGTGTCTTCGAAGCGGTTATAA